In one Bactrocera tryoni isolate S06 chromosome 5, CSIRO_BtryS06_freeze2, whole genome shotgun sequence genomic region, the following are encoded:
- the LOC120777337 gene encoding neurotactin, which yields MGELEEKETGPSETTPQQEAVDEPKETDKMLDKKEDADGAEQQTENVGAKDKNPSPNTEKKKAANSKPTTPTPSTKKSPTQSVEKLSAGADAEAQPVKANGGSGEEIIDIPDAAKTEEGDEKKISTEDREVKPMKIPIGGLKLPGFFMKNKPKADGDGADGELLERENKDEVPTEAANGEGKPKKEEKPRSNFGERLRNFFVRKPAAEKQQNKQTANGDADAKSEATAEAAAADGETNNASDAVPQKRGLLNAIKLPIANMIPRKRTDDDVELGMGKAGLASMETLDDSLKDQDCVDKAPAKNNGTEDPVKLKKTPSGEIKLEGTEEKSPEEPEAPISFAERLLSYRCSPDDGLIVLGVLLFIVLIGVIGYVLSLETLTSPPVREGRFMDAVTGCGMVEGLQEDGAFAFRGIPYALPPVNEQRWRPAQPIGGIDDCWNGTLKAHNVSNYCTQRLGNGTIVGDEDCLYLDVVTPHVRYNSPVPVIVLIGAETLTGPSPGVLRPSARYSRSHDVVFVRPNFRLGAFGFLALDALTKDAYPRTSGNYALSDIIAALRWVQLNIAHFGGDPKAVTLLGHRAGGTLVSALVTSNKIEGLYKNAWVSSSSAIFPGKPLEESEKRNEQFAKSLDCADINCLRSSTTEQIWAATPDTWLHFPADIPTTDENPSTHHEWLVLDGSFLQRHPADAWKEEHTGQPKLVMGTTAHEAHSEQLRQRHANWTAEEVRAFIAASKIGALNLTDEAIRLYNATNYRNLIAMITDIRTICPLLTNARLQPSVPFYVVQQGEGENQLATVDTDVLAILGRYEPHTAEQRRFMSSMQQLFYYYISHGTVPQYDPSRRVLNIAQDPLPQQDHPNCNFWISHDIVPRYARVD from the exons ATGGGCGAGTTGGAAGAGAAGGAGACAGGACCATCAGAAACTACACCACAACAAGAGGCAGTTGACGAACCGAAAGAGACCGACAAAATGCTCGACAAAAAAGAGGATGCCGATGGCGCTGAGCAGCAAACAGAAAATGTCGGCGCAAAAGACAAGAATCCAAGTCCAAACACGGAGAAGAAAAAGGCTGCCAACTCAAAACCAACAACGCCAACACCCAGTACTAAAAAGTCGCCAACTCAATCGGTGGAAAAGCTTTCCGCTGGAGCTGACGCTGAAGCACAGCCTGTGAAGGCGAATGGTGGTAGTGGTGAGGAGATAATTGACATACCGGACGCCGCTAAGACTGAAGAGGGCGATGAAAAGAAGATCTCCACTGAAGATCGTGAGGTCAAACCGATGAAGATACCGATTGGTGGCTTGAAATTGCCCGGTTTCTTTATGAAAAACAAACCCAAGGCTGATGGTGACGGCGCTGATGGCGAACTTTTGGAGCGCGAAAATAAAGATGAAGTGCCAACCGAAGCGGCAAACGGCGAGGGTAAACCGAAGAAAGAGGAAAAGCCGCGTAGTAATTTTGGTGAGCGCTTGCGCAACTTTTTCGTGCGCAAACCGGCTGCCGAAAAGCAACAGAACAAACAAACAGCAAATGGCGATGCCGATGCGAAGAGTG AAGCTACCGCTGAGGCAGCAGCTGCTGATGGTGAGACAAACAATGCATCGGATGCGGTACCACAGAAACGCGGTCTTTTGAATGCCATCAAATTGCCGATTGCCAATATGATACCGAGAAAGCGGACGGATGACGATGTGGAACTGGGTATGGGCAAAGCAGGACTCGCCTCAATGGAGACGCTCGATGACTCGTTGAAAGATCAAGATTGTGTTGATAAAGCGCCCGCTAAGAACAATGGCACCGAAGATCCTGTAAAACTGAAGAAGACCCCAAGTGGTGAAATTAAACTGGAGGGAACGGAAGAG AAATCTCCCGAGGAGCCtgaagcaccaatttctttcgCCGAACGCTTGCTTTCGTACCGCTGTTCCCCGGATGATGGTCTGATCGTGCTCGGTGTTCTGCTTTTCATCGTGCTCATTGGTGTGATCGGCTATGTTCTTTCGTTGGAGACACTCACCTCACCGCCAGTACGTGAGGGACGTTTCATGGACGCCGTTACTGGTTGTGGCATGGTTGAGGGACTCCAAGAGGATGGCGCGTTCGCATTCCGTGGCATACCATATGCCCTACCACCCGTAAACGAACAACGTTGGCGTCCTGCGCAGCCGATTGGCGGCATCGATGATTGCTGGAATGGCACCCTGAAAGCGCACAATGTGAGCAATTACTGCACACAACGATTGGGCAACGGTACGATTGTGGGCGATGAAGACTGTCTGTACTTAGACGTTGTGACGCCACATGTGCGTTACAACAGTCCAGTACCGGTTATTGTGTTGATCGGTGCCGAGACATTAACTGGCCCATCACCTGGTGTTCTCCGACCATCGGCACGCTATTCACGCTCACATGACGTTGTGTTTGTGCGTCCGAACTTCCGTTTGGGTGCATTTGGTTTCCTTGCATTGGACGCGCTCACCAAAGACGCCTATCCACGTACTTCGGGCAACTATGCACTCTCCGACATCATTGCCGCGCTAAGGTGGGTTCAACTGAACATCGCGCATTTCGGTGGTGATCCCAAAGCTGTGACTTTACTTGGTCATCGCGCTGGTGGTACGCTTGTTTCCGCACTTGTAACCTCTAACAAGATCGAAGGTCTTTACAAGAACGCTTGGGTTTCATCATCGTCGGCCATTTTCCCTGGCAAGCCTTTGGAGGAGTCGGAAAAGCGCAATGAACAATTTGCCAAGTCATTAGATTGCGCCGACATCAATTGCTTACGCAGCTCAACGACCGAGCAAATTTGGGCCGCCACACCAGACACCTGGTTGCACTTCCCTGCAGACATACCAACCACAGACGAAAATCCCAGTACGCATCATGAATGGCTTGTGTTGGATGGCAGCTTCCTGCAACGTCACCCCGCCGACGCCTGGAAAGAAGAGCATACCGGCCAACCGAAACTCGTCATGGGCACAACAGCGCATGAAGCACACAGCGAGCAGCTGCGTCAACGCCACGCCAACTGGACTGCCGAAGAGGTACGCGCATTCATTGCAGCCTCGAAAATTGGCGCACTCAATCTAACCGACGAAGCCATACGACTCTACAACGCGACAAACTACCGCAACTTAATCGCCATGATTACCGACATACGCACCATCTGCCCACTCTTGACCAATGCGCGTCTGCAACCATCTGTGCCGTTCTATGTGGTGCAGCAAGGTGAGGGTGAGAATCAGTTGGCCACCGTCGATACAGACGTGCTCGCCATACTCGGGCGCTACGAGCCGCATACAGCCGAGCAGCGACGATTCATGTCGTCCATGCAACAGCTGTTCTACTACTACATCTCACACGGAACCGTACCTCAATATGACCCAAGTCGACGAGTGCTGAATATCGCGCAGGACCCTTTGCCACAGCAAGATCACCCGAACTGTAATTTCTGGATTAGCCACGATATTGTGCCGCGCTATGCACGTGTCGACTAA